A stretch of the Streptosporangium sp. NBC_01755 genome encodes the following:
- the fmt gene encoding methionyl-tRNA formyltransferase, giving the protein MRLVFAGTPDTALPALRALIDSPRHDVVAVVTRPDAQSGRGRRVHPSPVAELAEEAGIEVLRPQKAGDPAFLDRLAELSPDCCPVVAYGALLPQAALDIPRHGWVNLHFSLLPAWRGAAPVQHAVLHGDAITGAATFRIVKELDAGPVYGVVTEEIRPADTSGELLARLAESGAGLLAATLDGIEDGKLEAVPQPAEGVSLAPKISVDDARVDWSAPAMRVDRLVRACTPAPGAWTEFRGLRVKLGPLRPVPDASGLAPGQIAVSKNSVLVGTATYPVELGEVQPQGKRAMGAGEWARGVRPTDEDRLA; this is encoded by the coding sequence TTGCGCCTGGTCTTCGCCGGAACCCCGGACACAGCTCTGCCCGCGCTGCGGGCTCTGATCGACTCGCCCCGCCACGACGTCGTCGCCGTCGTCACCCGGCCGGACGCCCAGTCGGGCAGGGGCCGCAGGGTCCACCCGAGCCCGGTCGCCGAGCTCGCCGAGGAGGCGGGCATCGAGGTGCTCAGGCCGCAGAAGGCGGGTGACCCGGCCTTCCTCGACCGGCTCGCCGAGCTCTCCCCCGACTGCTGCCCGGTGGTCGCCTACGGTGCGCTCCTGCCCCAGGCCGCCCTGGACATCCCCCGGCACGGCTGGGTCAACCTGCACTTCTCGCTGCTGCCTGCCTGGCGCGGCGCGGCACCGGTGCAGCATGCCGTGCTCCACGGTGACGCGATCACCGGCGCGGCCACCTTCCGGATCGTCAAGGAGCTGGACGCGGGCCCGGTCTACGGCGTGGTCACCGAGGAGATCCGCCCCGCCGACACCAGCGGGGAGCTGCTCGCCAGGCTCGCCGAGTCCGGTGCGGGGCTGCTGGCGGCCACCCTCGACGGGATCGAGGACGGCAAGCTGGAGGCCGTGCCGCAGCCCGCGGAGGGGGTGAGCCTCGCCCCGAAGATCAGCGTCGACGACGCCAGGGTCGACTGGTCCGCGCCCGCCATGCGCGTCGACCGGCTGGTCCGTGCCTGTACCCCCGCCCCGGGCGCGTGGACCGAGTTCCGCGGCCTGCGGGTCAAGCTCGGCCCCCTGCGGCCGGTTCCCGACGCCTCGGGCTTGGCCCCCGGCCAGATCGCGGTGTCCAAGAACTCCGTCCTGGTCGGCACCGCCACCTACCCGGTCGAGCTGGGCGAGGTGCAGCCGCAGGGCAAGCGGGCGATGGGGGCGGGGGAGTGGGCCCGCGGCGTGCGGCCCACGGACGAGGATCGGCTGGCTTAG
- a CDS encoding RNA-guided endonuclease InsQ/TnpB family protein, whose product MRRSYKFLLRPTAGHAIALTACLDDHRALYNAALEHRRTAYAKAGVSVRYGDQSAELKDIRAEDTGGQGRWSFSSQQATLRRLDKAFQAFFRRLKTGGKAGFPRFKGKGWFDTVEWPRDGDGCGWDSQPEHPSATYVRLQGVGHVRVHRHRPVRGTVKTISVKREGSRWYVILSCDDVPAEPLPATGKAVGIDLGVASLVTTSDGDLLDNPRHLAVSAGRLARAQRDLARKKRGSTRRRKQVARVAALHAQVRRRRLDGAHKAALTLVGGYDVIAHEDLRVTNMTRRAAPRPDGEGGYLPNGGAAKSGLNRSILDAGWGVFLTILSYKAESAGRELIAVNPANTSRTCSRCGHCTKENRRTQAEFACRACGHGAHADVNAAINILRAGLALREAARAA is encoded by the coding sequence ATGCGCAGGTCCTACAAGTTCCTGTTGCGTCCCACCGCAGGGCATGCGATCGCGTTGACCGCCTGTTTGGACGATCACCGCGCCCTGTACAACGCCGCGCTGGAGCACCGCCGCACCGCCTACGCCAAGGCGGGGGTGAGTGTGAGGTACGGCGACCAGTCGGCGGAGTTGAAGGACATCCGCGCAGAGGACACCGGTGGGCAGGGCCGGTGGTCGTTCTCCTCTCAGCAGGCCACCCTGCGCCGCCTGGACAAGGCGTTTCAAGCTTTCTTCCGGCGTCTCAAGACGGGCGGGAAGGCGGGCTTCCCCCGCTTCAAGGGCAAGGGATGGTTCGACACCGTCGAGTGGCCCAGGGACGGTGACGGCTGCGGCTGGGACTCCCAGCCCGAACACCCCAGCGCCACCTACGTCCGCCTGCAAGGTGTCGGCCACGTCCGGGTGCACCGGCACCGGCCAGTACGCGGCACAGTGAAGACGATCAGTGTCAAGCGGGAGGGGTCGCGCTGGTATGTGATCCTGTCGTGTGACGACGTGCCTGCCGAGCCGTTGCCCGCGACCGGGAAGGCGGTGGGCATCGACCTGGGGGTGGCGTCGCTGGTCACCACCAGCGACGGCGACCTTTTGGACAACCCGCGGCACCTGGCCGTCTCCGCCGGTCGGCTCGCCAGGGCACAGCGGGACCTGGCACGTAAGAAGCGCGGCTCGACGCGACGCCGCAAGCAGGTGGCCCGCGTCGCCGCATTGCACGCCCAGGTGCGCCGCAGGCGTCTGGACGGGGCGCACAAAGCCGCACTGACCTTGGTCGGCGGCTATGACGTGATCGCCCACGAGGACCTGCGTGTCACGAACATGACCAGGCGCGCCGCCCCGAGGCCCGATGGCGAGGGTGGGTATCTGCCCAACGGCGGTGCGGCGAAGTCGGGTCTGAACCGCAGCATCCTGGACGCGGGGTGGGGGGTGTTCCTGACGATTCTGTCGTACAAGGCTGAAAGCGCCGGTCGAGAGCTGATCGCGGTGAATCCCGCCAATACCTCCCGCACCTGCTCGCGGTGCGGGCATTGCACGAAGGAGAATCGCCGTACCCAGGCCGAGTTCGCGTGTAGGGCATGCGGGCACGGCGCGCACGCCGATGTGAACGCGGCGATCAACATCCTGAGGGCAGGGCTTGCCCTTCGTGAGGCTGCGCGAGCGGCTTAG
- a CDS encoding primosome assembly protein PriA (binding of PriA to forked DNA starts the assembly of the primosome, also possesses 3'-5' helicase activity), with translation MTHANPSPDDDALLPLDAVRERPAPGRAARARAGAVGAAGVTRASGVAEQVRGVPEPAAELPVARVVVDTPLPHLDRLFDYLVPAPLDAAAVPGCRVRIRFAGKLVDGFLLERVESTEHQGKLTRLERVVSAEPVLTPEIAALARVVADHYAGTMADVLRLAVPPRHARVEAEAASADPASETGRDSREGSDEAEAPGEPGTEQTAGEPETGEAGLRQTEPGGEHGPGEEQGSVPEPGRRGESGPGEGTGAVPGREQRGESGPGEHPGGEPEREPGPWADYREGEAFLAALAKGGSPRAVWTALPGTDQDGPGWPRAVAVAVRETLHGGRGALVVLPDGKDVALADAALSAVLGPGAHVALTADLGPAERYRRWLRLSRGQVRVAVGTRGAAFAPVADLGLAVIWDDGDDLHSERLAPYPHAREVLALRAHRARAGLLVGGYARTAEATQLIATGWAGPIVAARQTVRARAPRVRPAGEDPELARDEAARAARLPSLAWRILRTGLESGPVLVQVPRRGYLPALACQGCRAPARCGHCGGPFALRGGHVAPYCRWCGRIAGEWRCPSCGGVRVRAQVVGARRTAEELGRAFPSVRVKTSGKDGVLATVGAARALVVATPGAEPVPEGGYAAAVLLDGWALLGRPDLRAAEETLRRWMNAAALLRPSAELVVLADSSLPVVQALLRWDPVTHAERELADRTELGFPPAVKMATLTGSPSGVREMLGEMALPPEAQVLGPVPVASPRGDQVRERAMVRISRGSGSALAAALKGAVGVRSARKAAEVVKVCIDPLDVI, from the coding sequence GTGACCCACGCCAACCCCTCACCGGATGACGACGCCCTCCTGCCGCTCGACGCCGTACGCGAGCGGCCCGCGCCCGGCCGGGCCGCGAGGGCGCGGGCCGGGGCCGTCGGAGCGGCGGGGGTGACCAGGGCCTCCGGAGTGGCCGAGCAGGTCAGGGGGGTGCCGGAGCCGGCCGCGGAGCTGCCGGTCGCGCGGGTCGTCGTCGACACCCCGTTGCCGCACCTCGACCGGCTGTTCGACTACCTCGTCCCCGCCCCCCTGGACGCCGCCGCGGTGCCGGGGTGCCGGGTCCGGATCAGGTTCGCGGGCAAGCTCGTCGACGGCTTCCTGCTGGAACGGGTGGAGAGCACCGAGCACCAGGGCAAGCTGACCCGCCTGGAGAGGGTCGTCTCCGCCGAGCCCGTGCTCACCCCGGAGATCGCCGCGCTGGCCCGTGTCGTGGCCGACCACTACGCCGGGACCATGGCCGACGTGCTGCGCCTGGCCGTCCCGCCCCGCCACGCCAGGGTCGAGGCGGAGGCCGCCTCCGCCGATCCCGCTTCCGAGACCGGTAGGGACTCGCGGGAAGGGAGCGACGAGGCTGAGGCCCCCGGAGAGCCCGGAACCGAACAGACGGCAGGAGAGCCGGAGACAGGAGAAGCGGGGCTGAGGCAGACGGAACCGGGAGGGGAACACGGGCCGGGTGAGGAGCAGGGGAGTGTGCCGGAGCCGGGACGAAGAGGCGAGAGCGGACCGGGTGAGGGCACAGGGGCCGTGCCGGGGCGGGAACAGCGAGGCGAGAGCGGACCGGGCGAGCATCCGGGGGGCGAGCCGGAGCGGGAACCGGGGCCGTGGGCGGACTACCGGGAGGGGGAGGCGTTCCTGGCGGCTCTGGCGAAGGGCGGCTCTCCCCGCGCCGTGTGGACCGCCCTGCCGGGCACCGACCAGGACGGGCCCGGGTGGCCGCGGGCGGTCGCGGTTGCCGTACGGGAGACCCTGCACGGTGGCAGGGGAGCCCTCGTGGTGCTTCCCGACGGCAAGGACGTGGCCCTGGCCGACGCGGCGCTGAGCGCCGTCCTGGGACCCGGTGCGCATGTGGCGCTGACGGCGGACCTCGGGCCCGCGGAGCGCTACCGGCGGTGGCTGCGCCTGTCCAGGGGCCAGGTCCGGGTCGCCGTCGGTACCAGGGGGGCGGCGTTCGCCCCGGTCGCCGATCTCGGGCTGGCGGTGATCTGGGACGACGGCGACGATCTGCACTCCGAGCGGCTCGCCCCCTACCCGCACGCCAGGGAGGTCCTCGCCCTGCGTGCCCACCGGGCGCGCGCGGGCCTGCTCGTCGGTGGGTACGCCCGCACGGCGGAGGCCACCCAGCTCATCGCCACGGGCTGGGCGGGCCCCATCGTCGCGGCCCGCCAGACGGTCAGGGCCAGGGCGCCGAGAGTCCGTCCGGCGGGGGAGGACCCGGAGCTGGCCAGGGACGAGGCGGCCAGGGCCGCCCGGCTGCCCAGTCTCGCCTGGCGGATCCTGCGCACGGGGTTGGAGAGCGGTCCGGTGCTGGTGCAGGTTCCCCGGCGGGGCTACCTGCCCGCGCTGGCCTGCCAGGGCTGCCGGGCACCCGCCCGCTGCGGGCACTGTGGCGGGCCCTTCGCGCTACGCGGTGGCCACGTGGCCCCGTACTGCCGCTGGTGCGGCCGGATCGCGGGCGAGTGGCGCTGCCCCTCCTGCGGTGGGGTGCGGGTGCGGGCCCAGGTGGTCGGTGCCCGCCGCACCGCCGAGGAACTGGGGCGGGCCTTCCCCTCCGTACGGGTCAAGACGTCGGGCAAGGACGGGGTGCTGGCCACGGTCGGCGCGGCCCGGGCACTGGTGGTGGCCACCCCGGGGGCCGAGCCGGTGCCCGAGGGCGGATACGCGGCGGCGGTGCTGCTGGACGGCTGGGCGCTGCTCGGCAGGCCGGACCTGCGCGCCGCCGAGGAGACGCTGCGCCGGTGGATGAACGCGGCGGCGCTGCTGCGGCCCTCGGCCGAACTGGTCGTGCTGGCCGATTCCTCGTTGCCCGTCGTGCAGGCGCTGCTGCGCTGGGATCCGGTGACACATGCCGAGAGAGAACTGGCCGACAGGACAGAACTCGGTTTCCCCCCGGCGGTGAAAATGGCGACGCTCACCGGATCTCCCTCGGGGGTCAGGGAAATGCTCGGTGAGATGGCGCTGCCGCCGGAGGCGCAGGTGCTCGGCCCGGTCCCCGTGGCCTCGCCCAGGGGCGACCAAGTGCGGGAACGTGCCATGGTGCGGATCAGCCGAGGTTCCGGATCCGCGCTGGCAGCGGCTCTGAAAGGGGCCGTGGGGGTGCGCTCCGCACGCAAGGCCGCGGAGGTGGTCAAGGTGTGCATTGACCCGCTAGATGTGATTTGA
- the tnpC gene encoding IS66 family transposase, with amino-acid sequence MSDIPPPTAEEAWRAANEQLRRVVELKDAEIAVLKVLLEEERAARRLLELRLAELERRLGMDSSNSSTPESKESIAAKARRKAERLTSQRERSKDRKPGGQKGRKGVGLTPAPKGERTEKTAEPPAECSGCGHDLAGARQVGADWAQVWDIPPITVEKTHWLLPTPACCGCGTTTRAAAPFGQAGSVVYGPNVNAAAIMLLALGNVPVERTAMLMEALLGTPVSTGFVAKAHHRFADKPACAGFDEAMKAALQGEDVLCVDETPVNVLRKNTDESGQPLPGQPHIVSVRTPDERLVWLKPIGARSKEAIKALGVLDGYAGYLVRDDYKGWAQFDEQLAGVQQCGAHMIRHLAGVRDLHPVEQGWAERVRTILLQALAAVGQAAADDRDRLDDDLLVGLRARYDHEVNWGEITNRHRDWHDGNHPGYRLARRLKVKAEQVWPFTTNFTVPFTNNASEQALKEPKRHQAVSGHWHTMATLSRYCRVRSYLVTTKGHGIRAIDAIHAVLAGHTWLPTPIAA; translated from the coding sequence GTGTCCGACATCCCGCCCCCTACGGCCGAAGAGGCGTGGCGTGCTGCCAACGAGCAGCTGCGCCGGGTGGTGGAGCTCAAGGACGCCGAGATCGCGGTACTGAAGGTGCTGTTGGAGGAGGAGCGCGCGGCGCGCAGGCTTCTTGAGCTGCGGCTGGCCGAGCTGGAACGCCGGTTGGGGATGGACAGCTCGAACTCCTCCACACCGGAGTCGAAGGAGTCGATCGCGGCCAAGGCGCGTCGTAAGGCCGAGCGGCTGACCTCGCAGCGTGAGCGGTCGAAGGACCGCAAGCCCGGCGGGCAGAAGGGCCGCAAGGGGGTCGGGCTGACCCCGGCGCCGAAAGGCGAGCGGACGGAGAAGACGGCCGAGCCGCCGGCCGAGTGTTCCGGATGCGGCCATGACCTGGCCGGGGCACGTCAGGTCGGAGCCGATTGGGCGCAGGTGTGGGATATCCCGCCGATCACGGTGGAAAAGACGCATTGGCTGCTGCCGACGCCGGCGTGCTGCGGCTGTGGGACGACGACCCGCGCGGCTGCGCCGTTCGGCCAGGCGGGCAGCGTGGTGTACGGGCCGAACGTGAACGCAGCGGCGATCATGCTGCTGGCCTTGGGCAACGTCCCGGTCGAGCGGACCGCGATGCTGATGGAGGCGCTGCTCGGTACGCCGGTCTCGACCGGGTTCGTCGCCAAGGCCCATCACCGGTTCGCCGACAAGCCGGCCTGCGCCGGGTTCGATGAGGCGATGAAGGCCGCCCTGCAAGGCGAGGACGTCCTTTGCGTCGACGAGACGCCGGTCAACGTGCTGCGCAAGAACACCGACGAGAGCGGGCAGCCGCTGCCCGGCCAACCGCACATCGTCAGCGTGCGCACCCCCGACGAGCGGCTGGTCTGGCTGAAGCCGATCGGCGCCCGCTCCAAGGAAGCGATCAAGGCCCTGGGTGTCCTGGACGGGTACGCGGGCTACCTGGTCCGCGACGACTACAAAGGCTGGGCTCAGTTCGACGAGCAACTGGCCGGAGTGCAGCAATGCGGAGCGCACATGATCCGCCACCTGGCCGGGGTCCGTGACCTGCACCCCGTCGAGCAGGGCTGGGCCGAACGCGTCCGCACGATCCTGCTCCAAGCGCTGGCCGCGGTCGGTCAGGCCGCCGCCGACGACCGGGACCGCCTCGACGATGATCTGCTGGTCGGCCTGCGAGCCCGCTACGACCACGAGGTCAACTGGGGAGAGATCACCAACCGGCACCGAGACTGGCATGACGGCAACCATCCCGGCTACCGGCTGGCCCGCCGTTTGAAGGTCAAAGCCGAGCAGGTCTGGCCGTTCACCACGAACTTCACTGTCCCGTTCACCAACAATGCCTCCGAGCAGGCACTCAAGGAGCCGAAACGCCATCAAGCGGTCTCCGGCCACTGGCACACCATGGCCACCCTGAGCCGGTACTGCCGCGTGCGCTCCTACCTGGTCACCACCAAGGGCCACGGCATCCGCGCGATCGACGCCATTCACGCCGTCCTCGCTGGACACACCTGGCTACCCACGCCCATCGCCGCTTGA
- the def gene encoding peptide deformylase produces the protein MAIQSIRLFGDPVLSTPADPVKDFDKELRKLVKDLTDTMMDAPGAGLAAPQIGVGLRVFTYYVDDRLGHLINPNLDLSDEKDEEGEEGCLSFPGLSFPTPRALRAVATGFNMHGEPVTLEGTDLMARCFQHETDHLDGVLFIDRMDVKQRKLAMKAIREADWSGLSAPAVKFSPHATQGKAL, from the coding sequence TTGGCCATTCAGTCGATCCGCCTTTTCGGCGACCCGGTGCTGAGCACTCCGGCCGATCCGGTCAAGGACTTCGACAAGGAGCTGCGCAAGCTCGTCAAGGACCTCACCGACACGATGATGGACGCGCCGGGAGCCGGGCTGGCGGCACCCCAGATCGGGGTCGGACTGCGGGTCTTCACCTACTACGTGGACGACCGGCTCGGGCACCTGATCAACCCCAATCTCGACCTGTCGGACGAGAAGGACGAGGAGGGCGAGGAGGGCTGCCTGTCCTTCCCCGGCCTGTCCTTCCCCACGCCCAGGGCGCTGCGGGCCGTGGCGACCGGTTTCAACATGCACGGCGAGCCGGTGACCCTGGAGGGCACCGATCTGATGGCCCGCTGCTTCCAGCACGAGACCGATCACCTCGACGGCGTGCTGTTCATCGACCGGATGGACGTCAAACAGCGCAAACTCGCCATGAAGGCGATCCGCGAGGCCGACTGGAGCGGTCTGTCGGCCCCCGCGGTCAAGTTCTCCCCGCACGCCACCCAAGGGAAGGCTCTGTAG
- a CDS encoding amidohydrolase has translation MSSPSSRLLLRNARIGSGGPLRHVLIVDGRVAEVAAEPPACDELVDVGGATLLPGLWDAHVHSVQWAQARRRIDLTSARSAREAVDLVAPRAGTSGFTVGYGFRDGLWPDTPDKSLLEAAAPGSPIVLVSNDLHTAWFSPAALAAIGRGDHPTGVLRERDCYDAMAQMPPPPEEELDRWVAEAATAAAARGVVGLLDFEFADNVTDWTRRISRGRLDVRVSCSIPVNRLEEAIERGLRTGEPVAGSGGLLEVGPVKTFVDGSLNTRTAYCADPYPGGDARGLLETPPDELYGVMALAAGHGIDPAVHAIGDLAVGIALDAFERVGCPGRIEHAQLVRPEDFGRFARPGLVAGVQPAHAPDDREVADLHWRGRTGRAFAYADLLAAGARLELGSDAPVAPLDPWDGIASAVARTDDERPPWHPEQAISLSAALAAAGRGRAGVRPGDPADLVITEYDPVGLDGDGLRRMPILGTLLGGRWTHRRAI, from the coding sequence ATGTCCTCTCCCTCTTCTCGCCTGCTGCTGCGCAACGCGCGGATCGGTTCCGGTGGTCCGCTGCGCCATGTCCTGATCGTCGACGGCCGGGTCGCGGAGGTGGCCGCCGAGCCTCCTGCCTGCGACGAGTTGGTGGACGTCGGGGGCGCCACCCTGCTGCCGGGGCTGTGGGACGCGCACGTGCACTCCGTGCAGTGGGCGCAGGCCCGGCGCAGGATCGACCTGACCTCGGCGCGGTCGGCGCGGGAGGCGGTCGATCTCGTCGCTCCGCGGGCGGGTACGTCCGGGTTCACGGTCGGTTACGGGTTTCGCGACGGGCTGTGGCCGGACACGCCGGACAAGTCGCTGCTGGAGGCGGCGGCGCCCGGCAGCCCGATCGTCTTGGTGAGCAACGACCTGCATACCGCCTGGTTCAGCCCGGCCGCGCTGGCGGCGATCGGCAGGGGGGACCACCCGACGGGGGTGCTGCGCGAGCGCGACTGCTACGACGCGATGGCCCAGATGCCGCCGCCACCGGAGGAGGAGCTGGACCGCTGGGTGGCCGAGGCCGCCACCGCCGCCGCGGCCAGGGGCGTCGTCGGCCTGCTGGACTTCGAGTTCGCCGACAACGTCACCGACTGGACCCGGCGAATCTCGCGGGGGCGCCTCGACGTCCGGGTCAGCTGCTCGATCCCGGTGAACCGGCTCGAAGAGGCGATCGAGCGAGGGTTGCGCACCGGGGAGCCGGTCGCGGGCTCGGGGGGCCTGCTGGAGGTCGGGCCGGTGAAGACGTTCGTGGACGGCTCGCTGAACACCAGGACCGCCTACTGCGCGGACCCGTACCCCGGCGGCGACGCGCGCGGGCTGCTGGAGACACCGCCCGATGAGCTGTACGGCGTGATGGCCCTGGCCGCCGGGCACGGGATCGACCCGGCGGTGCACGCCATCGGCGATCTGGCGGTGGGCATCGCGCTGGACGCCTTCGAGCGGGTCGGCTGCCCGGGGAGGATCGAGCACGCGCAACTGGTCCGCCCGGAGGACTTCGGGAGGTTCGCCAGGCCCGGTCTGGTCGCGGGCGTGCAGCCCGCCCATGCGCCCGACGACCGGGAGGTGGCCGACCTGCACTGGCGGGGGCGTACCGGGCGGGCCTTCGCCTACGCCGACCTGCTGGCGGCAGGGGCGAGGCTGGAGCTGGGCTCCGACGCTCCGGTGGCGCCGCTCGACCCGTGGGACGGGATCGCCTCCGCCGTGGCCAGGACCGACGACGAGCGGCCGCCGTGGCACCCGGAGCAGGCGATCTCGCTGTCGGCGGCGCTGGCGGCGGCCGGCCGGGGCCGCGCCGGAGTGCGCCCCGGCGACCCCGCCGACCTGGTGATCACCGAGTACGACCCGGTGGGGCTGGACGGGGACGGTCTCCGTCGGATGCCGATCCTCGGCACCCTGCTCGGGGGCCGCTGGACCCACCGCCGCGCCATTTGA